One Danio rerio strain Tuebingen ecotype United States chromosome 22, GRCz12tu, whole genome shotgun sequence genomic window carries:
- the dusp5 gene encoding dual specificity protein phosphatase 5, with protein MKVSSIDCRRLRKIIRKECGNCLIVDCRPYFSFSNSCIRGSVNVNLNSVVVRRSRGGPVPLQFVIPDEKALFRLREGSISAVVALDDRTPHLQKLKKDSIAQIVINTLSHLTSSASICFLKGGYENFHAHYPELCTETRSVEVSEDKSERGVSSHCDKLASHHKPDYDQGRPVEILPFLYLGSAYHACRQDYLSDLHITALLNVSRRDSRPARGQYNYKWIPVEDSHTADISSHFQEAIDFIERVKAEGGKVLVHCEAGISRSPTICMAYIMKTQRLRLEQAFDVIRQRRAIISPNFSFMGQLLQFESEVVSSTPPLVTPAAQETPTFFSGDFTLETESFESSVFTFPTSFLTPIQPSFKLSPITALP; from the exons ATGAAGGTCTCCAGCATAGATTGCCGACGCCTGAGGAAGATCATACGGAAGGAGTGTGGAAATTGTCTTATTGTGGACTGTAGACCGTATTTCTCCTTCTCGAACTCTTGTATCAGAGGCTCCGTCAATGTGAACTTGAATTCGGTGGTTGTCCGGAGGTCCCGCGGTGGTCCGGTTCCTCTACAGTTCGTCATTCCTGACGAGAAAGCCTTATTTCGGCTTCGGGAGGGCAGCATCTCCGCTGTCGTGGCTCTGGACGACCGCACACCTCATTTACAGAAACTGAAAAAGGACAGTATTGCTCAGATAGTTATTAATACTTTGTCGCACTTGACGAGTAGCGCGAGCATCTGCTTCTTAAAAG GAGGCTATGAGAACTTCCATGCCCATTACCCTGAGCTTTGCACTGAAACCAGGTCTGTGGAAGTGAGTGAAGACAAAAGCGAAAGAGGCGTCAGCAGTCACTGTGACAAACTGGCTTCTCACCACAAACCAGACTATGATCAG GGACGGCCGGTGGAGATCTTGCCTTTCCTGTACCTGGGCAGTGCCTATCATGCCTGCAGACAGGACTATCTCAGTGACCTCCACATCACAGCCCTGCTGAACGTCTCACGCAGAGACTCTCGGCCCGCCAGAGGACAGTACAACTACAAATGGATCCCGGTGGAGGACAGTCACACGGCCGATATCAGCTCACACTTCCAGGAGGCTATCGATTTCATTG AGCGCGTGAAAGCAGAGGGAGGTAAAGTGCTGGTCCACTGCGAGGCGGGAATCTCTCGCTCTCCCACCATCTGCATGGCGTACATCATGAAAACCCAGCGGTTGCGTTTGGAGCAGGCCTTTGACGTCATCCGACAGCGGCGTGCCATCATCTCGCCCAATTTTAGCTTCATGGGTCAGCTGCTGCAGTTCGAGTCTGAGGTGGTTTCTTCCACACCTCCACTAGTGACTCCAGCAGCTCAAGAGACACCCACTTTCTTCAGCGGAGACTTCACACTGGAAACGGAGAGCTTTGAATCCTCGGTTTTCACCTTCCCTACCTCCTTCCTGACACCCATCCAGCCATCATTCAAACTGAGTCCAATAACTGCGCTGCCTTAA